In Streptomyces sp. RFCAC02, the following proteins share a genomic window:
- a CDS encoding glycosyltransferase family 2 protein, translated as MTSIPTPAVSVIMPVLNEERHLRSSVRHILEQDYPGEIEVVIALGPSSDRTDEIAGQLVAEDSRVRTVPNPTGRTPAGLNAAIAASRHPVVVRVDGHGMLSPGYIATAVRLLEETGAANVGGIMHAEGENDWERAVAAAMTSRIGVGNAAFHTGGAAGEAETVYLGVFRREVLERQGGYNVEFIRAQDWELNYRIRQDGGLVWFSPELLVSYRPRPSVRELAKQYRNYGRWRHVVARYHAGSINPRYLAPPAALLAIAAGIVVGAVLTPWGFVVPGGYLAAIVAGSVPAGKGLGAGARARIPLALATMHLSWGWGYLTSPRKLARKVIASRRQPVGTPRP; from the coding sequence GTGACCAGCATTCCCACGCCCGCCGTGTCCGTGATCATGCCGGTGCTGAACGAGGAACGCCATCTCCGCAGCTCCGTCCGGCACATCCTGGAGCAGGACTATCCGGGCGAGATCGAGGTCGTGATCGCACTCGGTCCCTCTTCCGACCGGACCGATGAGATCGCCGGTCAACTGGTGGCCGAGGACAGCCGGGTCCGTACCGTTCCGAACCCGACCGGTCGCACACCGGCCGGGCTGAACGCGGCGATCGCGGCGTCACGGCACCCCGTGGTCGTCCGCGTGGACGGGCACGGCATGCTCTCCCCCGGCTACATCGCCACCGCCGTGCGGCTGTTGGAGGAGACGGGCGCGGCCAACGTCGGCGGCATCATGCACGCCGAGGGCGAGAACGACTGGGAACGCGCGGTCGCCGCCGCCATGACCTCGCGCATCGGCGTGGGGAACGCCGCGTTCCACACCGGCGGCGCGGCCGGCGAGGCCGAGACGGTGTACCTCGGTGTCTTCCGGCGCGAGGTGCTGGAGCGCCAGGGCGGCTACAACGTGGAGTTCATCCGCGCGCAGGACTGGGAGCTCAACTACCGCATCCGGCAGGACGGCGGCCTCGTCTGGTTCTCCCCCGAACTGCTGGTGTCCTACCGGCCGCGCCCCTCGGTGCGGGAGTTGGCCAAGCAGTACCGGAACTACGGGCGTTGGCGGCACGTCGTGGCCCGCTACCACGCCGGGTCGATCAACCCGCGGTATCTCGCGCCGCCCGCGGCGCTGCTGGCGATCGCGGCGGGCATCGTCGTCGGCGCCGTCCTGACGCCCTGGGGATTCGTGGTGCCGGGCGGCTACCTGGCGGCGATCGTGGCCGGGTCCGTACCGGCCGGCAAGGGACTCGGCGCCGGGGCGCGGGCGCGGATCCCACTGGCCCTCGCGACGATGCACCTGTCCTGGGGCTGGGGCTACCTCACCAGCCCGCGCAAGCTGGCGCGGAAGGTGATCGCATCGCGGCGGCAGCCCGTCGGCACGCCGCGGCCGTGA
- a CDS encoding LCP family protein, with protein sequence MPTARRTRRRWGLRITAGLAGLVLTVSGAGHAMVGTVTDGLGRVDPFHGLENRPDAGRGLNVLLVGTDTREGLSAEERAALHVGNTACHCADAVLLLHLSADGDRADIVSLPRDTYAELPEHTFSMTGGHHDAHPDKLNAALSHGGPGLMVRTVEDLTGVRVDHYLEISFTSFMRAVDIIGGVRVCTTTPLEDGYSGLDLPAGTHTLDGAKALGYVRARHVDGGSDLGRVERQHRFLAAFLDQVLDSGTLLNPGRLKDTVTALTGSVSADHGLGAEEMLDLARAVSDLTTGRAHFGTVPVADPAHAVTGLGSTVLWDEAGADRLFRALREDRPLPAPPAGETPAGDGTGAATRAPAPTTADEFTC encoded by the coding sequence ATGCCCACCGCTCGACGCACCCGCCGCCGCTGGGGCCTGCGCATCACCGCCGGCCTGGCCGGCCTGGTCCTGACCGTCAGCGGAGCGGGCCACGCGATGGTCGGGACGGTCACCGACGGCCTCGGCCGCGTCGACCCGTTCCACGGCCTGGAGAACCGCCCCGACGCGGGCCGCGGCCTCAATGTCCTGCTCGTCGGCACCGACACCCGCGAGGGCCTGTCCGCCGAGGAACGCGCCGCCCTCCACGTCGGCAACACCGCCTGCCACTGCGCCGACGCGGTCCTGCTGCTCCACCTCTCCGCGGACGGCGACCGCGCCGACATCGTGAGCCTGCCCCGCGACACGTACGCCGAACTGCCGGAGCACACCTTCAGCATGACGGGAGGTCACCACGACGCACACCCCGACAAGCTCAACGCCGCCCTCTCCCACGGCGGCCCCGGCCTCATGGTCCGCACCGTCGAGGACCTCACCGGCGTCCGCGTGGACCACTACCTGGAGATCAGCTTCACCAGCTTCATGCGGGCCGTCGACATCATCGGCGGCGTCCGCGTGTGCACCACGACACCCCTCGAGGACGGCTACTCCGGCCTCGACCTGCCCGCCGGCACCCACACCCTCGACGGCGCGAAAGCCTTGGGTTACGTCCGGGCGCGGCATGTCGACGGCGGCTCCGACCTCGGCCGCGTGGAGCGCCAGCACCGCTTCCTCGCCGCGTTCCTCGACCAGGTGCTCGACAGCGGCACGCTGCTCAACCCCGGCCGCCTGAAGGACACCGTGACGGCACTCACCGGCTCGGTCAGCGCGGACCACGGCCTCGGCGCCGAGGAGATGCTCGACCTCGCCCGCGCGGTGAGCGACCTGACGACCGGCCGGGCGCACTTCGGCACCGTCCCGGTGGCGGACCCGGCGCACGCCGTCACCGGCCTCGGCTCGACCGTCCTGTGGGACGAGGCGGGCGCGGACCGGCTCTTCCGCGCCCTGCGCGAGGACCGCCCCCTGCCGGCGCCACCGGCCGGGGAGACCCCGGCCGGGGACGGCACGGGCGCCGCCACCCGGGCACCCGCGCCCACCACGGCCGACGAGTTCACCTGCTGA
- a CDS encoding coenzyme F420-0:L-glutamate ligase, translated as MTDDGLTVPAGVPAYRVWALPGIGEVREGDDLAKLIAEAASGAGLPGLADGDVVIVTSKIVSKAEGRLRRADDRQSAIDEETVRVVARRGAARIVESRHGFVMAAAGVDASNTPPGTVLLLPEDPDASAERVRRGLRDLLGVSVGVVVTDTFGRPWREGQTDVAIGAAGIAVVDDLRGGTDPYGNPLGVTVTALADELAGAGDLVKGKTAGLPVAVVRGLAHRVGPTGQTARGLVRDAAHDMFRLGTSEAVREAVTLRRTVREFTDAPVDPDAVRRAVAAAVTAPAPHHTTPWRFVLLESAGARERLLDVMRDAWIADLRRDGKPEESIARRVRRGDVLRAAPYLVVPCLVTEGAHTYPDARRAGAEREMFVVAMGAGVQNLLVALAGEGLGSAWVSSTMFCRAQVRAELGLPDGWDPMGAVAVGHAAAPPRARPARDAEAFVTVR; from the coding sequence GTGACGGACGACGGGCTGACGGTACCGGCCGGGGTGCCGGCGTACCGGGTGTGGGCGCTGCCGGGGATCGGGGAGGTCAGGGAGGGCGACGACCTGGCGAAGCTGATCGCGGAAGCGGCGTCGGGGGCCGGGCTGCCGGGTCTCGCCGACGGCGATGTGGTGATCGTCACCTCCAAGATCGTCAGCAAGGCGGAGGGGCGGCTGCGCCGGGCGGACGACCGGCAGTCCGCCATCGACGAGGAGACGGTCAGGGTCGTGGCGCGCCGCGGGGCGGCCAGGATCGTCGAGTCGCGGCACGGATTCGTGATGGCGGCGGCGGGCGTCGACGCGTCCAACACGCCGCCGGGCACGGTGCTGCTCCTGCCGGAGGACCCCGACGCGTCGGCGGAACGGGTGCGGCGCGGGCTGCGCGACCTGCTGGGTGTGTCGGTCGGCGTCGTCGTCACCGACACGTTCGGGCGGCCCTGGCGCGAGGGGCAGACGGATGTGGCGATCGGCGCCGCGGGGATCGCCGTGGTGGACGACCTGCGCGGCGGCACCGATCCGTACGGCAACCCGCTCGGGGTCACCGTCACCGCGCTCGCGGACGAACTCGCGGGCGCCGGCGACCTCGTGAAGGGGAAGACCGCCGGCCTGCCGGTGGCCGTCGTGCGCGGGCTCGCCCACCGGGTCGGGCCGACCGGGCAGACGGCGCGCGGCCTGGTGCGGGACGCGGCGCACGACATGTTCCGGCTCGGCACGTCGGAGGCGGTGCGGGAGGCCGTCACGCTGCGGCGGACCGTGCGGGAGTTCACGGACGCGCCGGTCGATCCGGACGCCGTGCGGCGCGCCGTCGCGGCGGCGGTCACGGCACCGGCGCCGCACCACACGACACCGTGGCGCTTCGTGCTGCTGGAGTCGGCCGGTGCGCGGGAGCGGCTGCTCGACGTGATGCGGGACGCGTGGATCGCGGACCTGCGGCGCGACGGGAAGCCGGAGGAGAGCATCGCGCGGCGCGTGCGGCGCGGGGACGTGCTGCGGGCTGCGCCGTACCTGGTGGTGCCGTGCCTCGTGACGGAGGGGGCGCACACCTATCCGGACGCCAGGCGCGCGGGCGCCGAGCGCGAGATGTTCGTCGTGGCGATGGGCGCCGGGGTGCAGAACCTGCTGGTCGCCCTGGCGGGCGAGGGTCTGGGCTCGGCGTGGGTGTCGTCCACGATGTTCTGCCGCGCGCAGGTGCGGGCGGAGCTGGGGCTTCCCGACGGGTGGGACCCGATGGGCGCGGTCGCGGTCGGGCACGCCGCGGCGCCGCCGCGGGCGCGGCCCGCGCGGGACGCGGAGGCGTTCGTCACGGTGCGGTGA
- the cofD gene encoding 2-phospho-L-lactate transferase: MRRIVALSGGIGGARFLRGLRRAAPDADITVIGNTGDDIHLFGLKVCPDLDTVMYTLGGGIHEEQGWGRADETFAVKEELAAYGVGPEWFGLGDRDFATHIVRTQMLAAGYALSAVTEALCRRWDPGVRLLPMSDDRVETHVLIDDGDGGRKAVHFQEYWVRLRASVPAHAVVPVGAETAKPAPGVLESIAAADVVLFPPSNPVVSVGTILAVPGMREAIADAGVPVVGLSPIIGGAPVRGMADKVLAAVGVAADAAAVARHYGSGLLDGWLVDTADAGVVAAVEADGIRCRAVPLLMTDLDATAAMAGAALALAAEVGRA; this comes from the coding sequence ATGCGACGTATCGTGGCGCTCTCCGGCGGCATCGGCGGGGCCCGCTTCCTTCGGGGGCTCCGCCGGGCCGCCCCGGACGCGGACATCACCGTCATCGGCAACACCGGCGACGACATCCACCTGTTCGGCCTCAAGGTCTGTCCCGATCTCGACACCGTGATGTACACGCTCGGCGGCGGCATCCACGAGGAGCAGGGCTGGGGACGCGCGGACGAGACGTTCGCCGTCAAGGAGGAGCTGGCGGCGTACGGCGTGGGCCCCGAGTGGTTCGGGCTCGGCGACCGGGACTTCGCGACGCACATCGTGCGCACCCAGATGCTGGCGGCCGGCTACGCGCTCAGCGCCGTCACGGAGGCGCTGTGCCGCCGCTGGGACCCGGGCGTGCGGCTGCTGCCCATGTCGGACGACCGCGTCGAGACGCACGTCCTGATCGACGACGGGGACGGGGGCCGCAAGGCCGTCCACTTCCAGGAGTACTGGGTGCGGCTGCGCGCCTCCGTACCCGCGCACGCCGTCGTGCCGGTCGGCGCGGAGACGGCCAAGCCGGCGCCCGGCGTGCTGGAGTCCATCGCCGCGGCCGACGTGGTGCTCTTCCCGCCGTCGAACCCGGTCGTCAGCGTCGGCACGATCCTGGCCGTCCCCGGGATGCGGGAGGCCATCGCGGACGCCGGTGTGCCGGTCGTCGGGCTCTCCCCGATCATCGGCGGCGCGCCGGTGCGGGGCATGGCGGACAAGGTCCTCGCCGCCGTCGGCGTGGCGGCGGACGCGGCGGCCGTCGCGCGGCACTACGGCTCGGGGCTGCTCGACGGGTGGCTCGTGGACACGGCCGACGCCGGCGTGGTCGCCGCCGTCGAGGCGGACGGCATCCGCTGCCGCGCCGTCCCCCTGCTGATGACGGACCTGGACGCGACCGCGGCGATGGCCGGTGCGGCCCTCGCGCTGGCCGCGGAGGTGGGACGCGCGTGA
- a CDS encoding glycosyltransferase family 2 protein — protein sequence MSVQSHPEFPRHVVTAVLVSHDGERWLPDVLKGLLGQDRPVQDVIAADTGSADASAGLVTDALGAERVLHLARRSGFGTAVAEAARTAPVLTPDELPYLKRPPAWDPVTRTWDNSTYDLPEYPHGEPVHWLWLLHDDSAPAPDALRELLRQADASPSAAVIGAKLRGWYDRRQLLETGVSVANSGRRWTGLDRREQDQGQHDQVRPVLSVSTAGMLVRRDVFEQLGGFDRRLPLMRDDLDLCWRAHAAGHQVLVAPAAVVRHAEAASRERRSIDCGGRLGGSPHRVDKAAAAYALLVNARGRVLPWVLFRLFLGTLLRVLAYLVGKLPGRALDETAGLLGTLLRPGRILAARRRRKHAEAPGHDPRELRPFFPPAGATVRTTVEQIVSNFSGRNDPAASSGGRHGGLESGPTSDDADDLQVEQFARVRRLARRPGPMLFLGLLLAALLACRDLIGGGALTGGALLPAPAEAGALWDRYLETWQPIGTGGTEAAPPYLAFLGLLSTLLLGKPGLAMTLILVASVPLAGASAYFSSRPLVMSRLLRAWGSIAYAFLPAVTGALAGGRVGTAVLAVLLPPMARCAIAALGHANGGRGPWRAVWAYALLLTITTAFTPVVWPLTLLLAVCAIALPLRGAAGAARARLPRVAVVLLTPLALLGPWSWSVVLDPSRFVHEAGLPFDPGQPGAEQLLNVNPGGPGTPATWLLAGLVLAALGALLRAERRLAITTSWTVALAGFAFAVWSSDEAWAGPATLVQGLALLCAGVLGADGARYRVAAQSFGWRQPVAVAVAGAAAIGPLLAAAGWVLGGAGGPLERGNPVQVPAFVAEDSANQDQARTLVLSGRGGDDTPADHVTFSLVRGSGVRLGDADLAAELGGDSALAAAVGDLAAGSGADQASVLAGYAIRYVLVQDGSPEALRDVLDTTPGLQRLSQEDGTSLWRVDRDLARVMVLPPAGDGEDRAPGVGADAVPVAAGTVEVHTDLPDGPAGRTLRLADTASPEWRATLDGEPLTPVTLDGWAQGFELPEGGGRLDIVHETPFTHTVWTWVQGFALLVLCVLALPGRRVVVDDLPEDEEPVEEAAPQGRRARRAATVPAQAGPPAEPGAGPPPGQDGDEPEPAPEPAYGQQPPYEQQPAPEQPAPQQYDAYGYPVQYPEQGRIPQQSDSDWDGQRYDSGGYDQNRYQGSGYETDSYDRAGYDPNTYDSNTYDQGGYGQDQAAPYDYPADYGDGSPQR from the coding sequence ATGTCCGTGCAAAGCCATCCTGAATTCCCGCGGCACGTCGTCACCGCTGTGCTCGTCTCGCACGACGGCGAACGCTGGCTCCCCGACGTCCTGAAGGGACTCCTCGGCCAGGACCGTCCGGTGCAGGACGTCATCGCCGCCGACACCGGCAGCGCCGACGCCTCCGCCGGCCTGGTGACCGACGCCCTCGGCGCCGAACGGGTCCTCCACCTCGCCCGCCGCAGCGGCTTCGGCACCGCCGTCGCCGAGGCGGCCAGGACAGCACCCGTCCTCACCCCGGACGAACTGCCCTATCTCAAGCGGCCCCCGGCCTGGGACCCCGTCACCCGCACCTGGGACAACAGCACCTACGACCTCCCGGAGTACCCGCACGGCGAGCCGGTCCACTGGCTGTGGCTGCTGCACGACGACTCCGCCCCGGCGCCCGACGCCCTGCGCGAACTCCTCCGCCAGGCCGACGCCAGCCCCTCGGCCGCCGTCATCGGCGCGAAACTCCGCGGCTGGTACGACCGCAGGCAGCTCCTGGAGACGGGCGTCAGCGTCGCCAACAGCGGCCGCCGCTGGACCGGACTCGACCGCCGCGAGCAGGACCAGGGCCAGCACGACCAGGTCAGGCCCGTCCTGTCCGTGTCGACGGCCGGCATGCTCGTCCGCCGCGACGTCTTCGAGCAACTCGGCGGTTTCGACCGGCGCCTGCCCCTCATGCGCGACGACCTCGACCTCTGCTGGCGCGCCCACGCCGCCGGCCACCAGGTACTGGTCGCCCCCGCCGCCGTGGTGCGCCACGCCGAGGCCGCCTCGCGCGAACGCCGCTCCATCGACTGCGGCGGCCGCCTCGGCGGCAGCCCGCACCGCGTGGACAAGGCCGCCGCCGCCTACGCCCTCCTCGTCAACGCCCGCGGACGCGTCCTGCCCTGGGTCCTCTTCCGTCTGTTCCTCGGCACCCTCCTGCGCGTCCTCGCCTACCTGGTCGGAAAGCTCCCCGGCCGCGCACTCGACGAAACCGCCGGTCTCCTCGGCACGCTGCTGCGCCCCGGCCGCATCCTCGCCGCCCGCCGCCGCCGCAAACACGCCGAGGCCCCGGGGCACGACCCGCGCGAACTGCGGCCGTTCTTCCCGCCCGCGGGCGCGACCGTCCGCACCACCGTCGAACAGATCGTCAGCAACTTCTCCGGCCGCAACGACCCGGCCGCCTCGTCCGGCGGCCGGCACGGCGGCCTGGAGTCGGGGCCGACCAGCGACGACGCCGACGACCTCCAGGTCGAGCAGTTCGCCCGCGTCCGGCGCCTGGCCCGCCGCCCCGGCCCGATGCTGTTCCTCGGCCTGCTGCTCGCCGCGCTCCTCGCCTGCCGCGACCTCATCGGCGGCGGCGCCCTCACCGGCGGCGCCCTGCTCCCCGCGCCGGCCGAGGCCGGCGCCCTGTGGGACCGCTACCTGGAGACCTGGCAGCCCATCGGCACCGGCGGCACCGAGGCCGCGCCGCCCTACCTCGCGTTCCTCGGTCTGCTGTCGACCCTGCTGCTCGGCAAGCCAGGGCTCGCCATGACCCTCATCCTGGTCGCCTCCGTCCCCCTCGCCGGCGCCAGCGCCTACTTCTCGTCCCGCCCGCTGGTCATGTCCCGGCTGCTGCGCGCCTGGGGCAGCATCGCGTACGCCTTCCTGCCCGCCGTCACCGGCGCGCTCGCCGGCGGCCGCGTCGGCACGGCGGTCCTCGCCGTCCTGCTGCCCCCCATGGCCCGCTGCGCCATCGCGGCCCTGGGTCACGCGAACGGCGGGCGCGGACCCTGGCGCGCGGTCTGGGCGTACGCCCTCCTGCTCACCATCACCACCGCTTTCACGCCCGTCGTCTGGCCCCTCACCCTCCTGCTCGCCGTCTGCGCCATCGCCCTGCCGTTGCGCGGCGCGGCGGGCGCGGCACGGGCCAGGCTGCCGCGCGTCGCGGTCGTCCTGCTCACCCCGCTCGCCCTCCTCGGACCGTGGTCGTGGAGCGTCGTGCTCGACCCCTCCCGCTTCGTCCACGAGGCGGGCCTGCCGTTCGACCCGGGCCAGCCGGGGGCCGAGCAGCTCCTGAACGTCAACCCGGGCGGCCCCGGCACCCCCGCCACCTGGCTGCTCGCCGGCCTCGTCCTGGCCGCCCTCGGCGCCCTCCTGCGGGCCGAGCGCCGCCTCGCCATCACGACGTCCTGGACGGTCGCCCTCGCCGGCTTCGCGTTCGCCGTGTGGTCGAGCGACGAGGCGTGGGCCGGCCCCGCGACGCTCGTGCAGGGCCTCGCCCTCCTGTGCGCCGGCGTCCTCGGCGCGGACGGTGCCCGCTACCGGGTCGCCGCCCAGAGCTTCGGCTGGCGGCAGCCCGTGGCGGTGGCCGTCGCTGGCGCCGCGGCCATCGGTCCGCTGCTCGCCGCCGCAGGCTGGGTCCTCGGCGGCGCCGGCGGCCCCCTGGAGCGCGGCAACCCGGTCCAGGTCCCCGCCTTCGTCGCGGAGGACAGCGCCAACCAGGACCAGGCCCGCACCCTCGTGCTGAGCGGCCGCGGCGGCGACGACACGCCCGCCGACCACGTCACCTTCTCCCTCGTGCGCGGCTCCGGCGTCCGGCTCGGCGACGCCGACCTCGCCGCCGAGCTCGGCGGCGACAGCGCGCTCGCCGCGGCCGTCGGCGACCTCGCGGCCGGCTCGGGAGCCGACCAGGCGTCCGTCCTCGCCGGGTACGCGATCCGTTACGTCCTGGTGCAGGACGGTTCGCCCGAGGCGCTGCGCGACGTCCTCGACACGACGCCGGGGCTCCAGCGCCTCAGCCAGGAGGACGGCACGTCGCTGTGGCGCGTCGACCGCGACCTCGCCCGCGTCATGGTGCTGCCGCCGGCCGGGGACGGCGAGGACCGCGCCCCCGGAGTGGGCGCCGACGCCGTCCCGGTGGCGGCCGGCACGGTGGAGGTCCACACGGACCTGCCGGACGGCCCCGCCGGCCGGACGCTGCGGCTGGCCGACACCGCGTCGCCGGAGTGGCGGGCCACCCTCGACGGCGAACCCCTCACCCCGGTGACGCTCGACGGCTGGGCGCAGGGCTTCGAGCTGCCGGAGGGCGGCGGCCGTCTCGACATCGTCCACGAGACCCCGTTCACCCACACCGTGTGGACCTGGGTGCAGGGCTTCGCGCTGCTCGTCCTGTGCGTGCTGGCGCTGCCGGGCCGCCGCGTCGTGGTGGACGACCTGCCCGAGGACGAGGAGCCGGTGGAGGAGGCGGCGCCGCAGGGGCGCCGCGCCCGCCGCGCGGCGACCGTGCCCGCGCAGGCCGGCCCGCCGGCGGAGCCGGGGGCGGGTCCGCCGCCCGGGCAGGACGGGGACGAGCCGGAGCCTGCTCCGGAGCCCGCGTACGGGCAGCAGCCGCCGTACGAGCAGCAGCCCGCGCCCGAGCAGCCCGCTCCCCAGCAGTACGACGCCTATGGCTACCCGGTGCAGTACCCGGAACAGGGCCGTATCCCGCAGCAGTCCGACAGCGACTGGGACGGCCAGCGCTACGACTCCGGCGGCTACGACCAGAACCGCTACCAGGGCAGCGGCTACGAGACCGATTCCTACGACCGGGCCGGATACGACCCCAACACCTACGACTCCAACACCTACGACCAGGGCGGCTACGGCCAGGACCAGGCGGCCCCGTACGACTATCCGGCGGACTACGGCGACGGGAGCCCTCAGCGATGA
- a CDS encoding cysteine dioxygenase family protein codes for MDNDNDIAGNPLAIPHLLPPPPAHPTTVAQFAGLAGALAADRACWEPLVRYDAVSRWYHRLRTGPGYEVWLLSWVPGQGSGRHDHGDSSGVCTVLRGALTEDAGGRGARVLTPGSLRVFAPGYVHEVVNVSLEPAVSLHIYFPGLTQMRMHPRSEAAPMSRDVLAC; via the coding sequence ATGGACAACGACAACGACATCGCCGGCAACCCGCTGGCGATCCCGCATCTCCTGCCGCCGCCCCCGGCGCACCCCACGACCGTCGCCCAGTTCGCCGGCCTCGCCGGCGCCCTGGCCGCGGACCGTGCGTGTTGGGAGCCCCTGGTGCGGTACGACGCGGTGAGTCGCTGGTACCACCGGCTGCGGACCGGCCCCGGTTACGAGGTGTGGCTGCTGAGCTGGGTGCCCGGGCAGGGCAGCGGGCGCCACGACCACGGCGACTCGAGCGGGGTGTGCACCGTGCTGCGGGGCGCCCTCACCGAGGACGCCGGCGGCCGCGGGGCAAGGGTTCTGACGCCCGGTTCGCTGCGCGTCTTCGCCCCCGGCTACGTCCACGAGGTGGTGAACGTCTCGCTGGAGCCCGCCGTCAGCCTCCACATCTACTTCCCGGGACTGACGCAGATGCGGATGCACCCGAGGAGCGAGGCCGCACCCATGTCACGGGATGTCCTGGCCTGCTGA
- a CDS encoding WhiB family transcriptional regulator, with amino-acid sequence MTELFQQLLVEETDEELGWQERALCAQTDPESFFPEKGGSTREAKKVCLACEVRSECLEYALANDERFGIWGGLSERERRRLKKAAV; translated from the coding sequence ATGACCGAGCTGTTCCAACAACTGCTCGTCGAAGAGACGGACGAGGAACTCGGCTGGCAGGAGCGGGCGCTGTGCGCCCAGACCGACCCGGAGTCGTTCTTCCCCGAGAAGGGGGGTTCCACACGTGAGGCGAAGAAAGTCTGCCTCGCCTGCGAGGTCCGTTCCGAATGCCTCGAATACGCACTCGCCAATGACGAACGCTTCGGCATCTGGGGCGGTTTGTCCGAGCGTGAGCGGCGTCGTCTGAAGAAGGCGGCCGTCTGA